A window from Bacteroidota bacterium encodes these proteins:
- a CDS encoding SRPBCC domain-containing protein: MTTSNDVATAGKQKTITIKRLFDLPITTVWRAWTFPDDCKKWWGPKEYTCPECIIDFKVGGKYLSCMKSADGKEIWSTGRYKEIIPLRKIVLTDSFADSEGNIVPASFYNMPGEWDQELLITVEFEEVDRKTNMTLQHAGLPVEIADDCIAGWQSSFDKLESNVE; this comes from the coding sequence ATGACAACAAGTAACGACGTTGCAACAGCAGGAAAACAAAAAACAATTACAATTAAAAGATTGTTTGATCTTCCAATTACTACAGTTTGGAGAGCATGGACATTCCCGGACGATTGTAAAAAATGGTGGGGTCCTAAAGAATATACCTGCCCTGAGTGCATAATTGACTTTAAAGTGGGTGGCAAATATTTAAGTTGCATGAAGTCTGCAGATGGAAAAGAAATTTGGTCAACAGGCAGGTATAAAGAAATTATACCCCTGCGAAAAATTGTATTGACAGACAGTTTTGCCGATAGCGAAGGCAATATAGTTCCTGCTTCTTTTTATAATATGCCCGGGGAATGGGATCAGGAGCTTCTGATAACAGTAGAATTTGAAGAAGTAGATAGAAAAACAAATATGACGCTTCAACATGCCGGTCTTCCAGTTGAAATAGCGGATGATTGTATTGCCGGATGGCAGTCATCGTTTGATAAGTTAGAAAGCAACGTAGAATAA
- a CDS encoding GNAT family N-acetyltransferase, giving the protein MMHSNATSRQLFLLLLLIPIKKMHFLKWITGCNLKNLFFLIGEFSGLPSNYFVETVLPCAQMVCKTEIKTNITTPIQTLSEKDDDEMIALINKTLPGYYLRGTRLMGDYYGIRVNGELVAMTGERMRMNGLTEISAVVTHPDFTGRGYAQQLVAHTSNKNLAAGIIPFLHTGSDNERAIKIYELLGYKTRRIIDFTRIKRME; this is encoded by the coding sequence ATGATGCATTCAAACGCTACCAGCCGGCAATTGTTTCTTTTGCTGCTTTTGATCCCAATAAAAAAGATGCATTTTCTGAAATGGATAACTGGATGCAACCTGAAGAATCTTTTTTTTCTTATTGGAGAGTTCTCTGGATTACCATCGAATTATTTTGTTGAAACAGTTTTACCCTGTGCACAGATGGTTTGCAAGACTGAGATCAAAACAAACATTACAACTCCAATACAAACTTTAAGTGAAAAAGATGATGACGAGATGATCGCATTAATTAATAAAACATTGCCCGGCTATTATCTTCGGGGCACAAGGCTCATGGGAGATTATTATGGCATCCGTGTAAATGGCGAATTGGTTGCCATGACAGGGGAACGAATGCGAATGAATGGATTAACAGAGATAAGCGCTGTGGTTACTCATCCGGATTTTACAGGACGTGGTTATGCGCAGCAGCTTGTTGCACATACAAGCAATAAAAATTTAGCAGCAGGCATCATTCCGTTTCTGCATACAGGTTCTGATAATGAACGGGCCATAAAAATTTATGAGTTGCTGGGATATAAAACAAGAAGGATCATTGATTTTACCCGGATAAAAAGAATGGAATAA
- a CDS encoding dihydrofolate reductase gives MRKLLLQVAVSLDGFINGPKGEYDWCFTDQDYGMSDFFKRIDAVFMGRKSYDLTQAVQDELPPGFPQLKEYVFSNTLDTVKEDAVLLRGDIKTKVEEIKSSEGKDIWLFGGAGIISELMNMELVDELILAVHPIILGGGTPLFKNINERTWLNLTDTKTYPNGLLMLTYTLKK, from the coding sequence ATGCGTAAACTTCTTCTGCAAGTTGCTGTCAGCCTGGATGGATTTATTAATGGCCCAAAAGGTGAGTATGACTGGTGTTTTACAGACCAGGATTATGGTATGTCTGATTTTTTCAAACGTATTGATGCAGTATTCATGGGCCGTAAAAGTTATGACCTTACACAAGCTGTGCAAGATGAACTGCCACCCGGTTTTCCTCAACTCAAAGAATATGTTTTCTCTAATACACTTGATACAGTTAAGGAAGATGCTGTATTGCTAAGAGGTGATATAAAAACCAAGGTGGAAGAAATAAAAAGCAGTGAAGGAAAAGATATTTGGTTATTCGGAGGCGCAGGAATTATTTCCGAACTAATGAATATGGAATTGGTGGATGAATTGATACTAGCTGTTCATCCAATAATCCTAGGAGGCGGCACACCCTTATTTAAAAATATTAATGAAAGAACCTGGCTTAATTTAACTGATACTAAAACATATCCCAACGGACTTTTAATGCTTACTTATACCTTAAAGAAATAA
- a CDS encoding S1/P1 nuclease: MHLKRIFAALAFLFILNSSFAWWGPTGHRIVGEIADSYLSKKAKAAISEILGNESIAITSNWADFIKSDSTYNYLGTWHYVNVKQGLTQAEFNTRLQNDTTTDAWTKMNFLIAELKNKQLPADKKQLYLRMLIHICGDIHQPLHVGQFEDRGGNNVRLQWFGENTNLHSLWDEKLIEFQKLSYSEYVRSINHTTKTQRNQWQQQPMSEWFYESYTLAGKVYASVSGPEPKLSYRYNFDHVDMLNSQLLKGGVRLAGLLNEIFG; this comes from the coding sequence ATGCACCTGAAAAGAATATTCGCAGCCTTAGCTTTCCTGTTTATTTTAAATTCATCATTTGCCTGGTGGGGACCGACAGGTCATCGTATAGTCGGAGAAATTGCTGATAGCTATCTCAGTAAAAAAGCAAAAGCAGCTATCAGTGAAATTCTCGGTAATGAATCGATTGCTATAACCAGCAACTGGGCTGATTTTATAAAATCAGATTCCACTTATAATTATTTGGGGACCTGGCATTATGTCAATGTCAAACAGGGTTTAACACAAGCCGAATTCAATACCCGTTTACAAAACGACACTACCACTGATGCGTGGACTAAAATGAATTTCCTGATTGCTGAATTGAAGAATAAACAATTGCCTGCTGATAAAAAACAACTTTACCTGCGAATGCTTATTCATATTTGCGGCGATATTCATCAGCCCCTGCATGTGGGCCAGTTTGAAGACCGGGGAGGAAACAATGTCCGCCTGCAATGGTTCGGCGAGAACACCAACCTGCATAGCCTGTGGGATGAAAAACTGATCGAATTTCAGAAACTGAGTTATTCAGAATATGTAAGATCGATCAACCACACTACCAAAACACAACGCAATCAGTGGCAGCAGCAGCCGATGAGTGAATGGTTTTACGAATCCTATACGCTGGCAGGAAAAGTATATGCAAGTGTTAGCGGACCAGAGCCCAAACTCAGCTACCGATATAATTTTGATCATGTAGATATGCTCAATAGCCAATTGCTGAAAGGTGGTGTTCGCCTTGCGGGATTACTCAATGAAATTTTCGGGTAA
- a CDS encoding YjgP/YjgQ family permease — protein sequence MHKLDWYILKKFVVTFIFCMLLFTIIAVAVDSSEKTDDFVKTNLSTAQIIKQYYFGFVPFIWGLLFPLFVFIAVIFFTSRMATRSEIIAILASGTSYNRFLRPYIIGGILLAVTLWFGARYLIPKANGIKASFQTTYFDKSDPTKNRSFSSCYNCYYKRIDSITYVGIKEWDTANKISRSFFMEKIKNGKVIYNLRASTLKWDTTGKRNRWLAQAVVERFVDSIGERINSVSEMTIKMTIKPEELRRDEYLKDKLSTPDLTAFIEREELRGTEGLSVMKVERYRRTASAFTVFLLTIIGVVIASRKTRGGSGLHLALGITIAALFILSDRFSTVFATKGNFPPLLAAWMPNIVFVFVAWRLYLKTPK from the coding sequence ATGCATAAACTCGACTGGTATATACTGAAAAAATTCGTCGTCACTTTTATTTTCTGTATGCTGCTGTTTACCATTATTGCAGTAGCAGTGGATAGCAGCGAAAAGACGGATGATTTTGTAAAAACAAATCTAAGTACAGCACAAATCATCAAGCAGTATTATTTTGGGTTTGTGCCTTTTATATGGGGGTTGCTTTTCCCGCTGTTTGTTTTTATTGCGGTAATATTTTTTACCAGCCGTATGGCTACCCGCAGTGAGATCATTGCTATACTGGCAAGTGGCACCAGCTATAACCGTTTTTTGCGTCCTTATATTATCGGTGGAATATTGCTTGCTGTTACGCTTTGGTTTGGTGCCAGGTATCTTATTCCTAAAGCCAATGGAATTAAGGCAAGTTTCCAGACAACTTATTTCGACAAGAGCGACCCCACTAAGAACCGGAGTTTTTCAAGTTGCTATAATTGTTATTACAAACGGATAGACTCCATTACTTATGTTGGTATTAAGGAATGGGATACGGCTAATAAAATATCCCGCAGTTTTTTTATGGAGAAAATAAAAAATGGAAAAGTAATTTATAATCTTCGTGCCAGTACGTTGAAATGGGATACTACAGGAAAAAGAAACCGCTGGTTGGCACAGGCTGTAGTGGAAAGGTTTGTTGACAGCATCGGTGAACGTATTAACAGTGTGTCTGAGATGACCATCAAAATGACTATTAAACCGGAAGAACTGCGAAGAGATGAATACCTGAAAGACAAACTAAGCACACCGGACCTGACGGCATTTATAGAAAGAGAGGAACTGCGTGGCACAGAAGGTCTGAGTGTGATGAAGGTGGAACGCTATCGCCGAACTGCCAGTGCATTTACAGTTTTCCTATTAACGATCATTGGTGTGGTGATAGCAAGCCGAAAAACCCGAGGAGGTAGTGGCCTGCATCTTGCATTGGGTATCACCATCGCAGCATTATTTATTCTTAGCGACCGGTTCTCCACTGTGTTTGCTACCAAAGGAAATTTTCCTCCGTTACTGGCAGCATGGATGCCGAATATTGTTTTCGTATTTGTAGCCTGGCGACTTTACCTGAAGACACCAAAGTAA
- a CDS encoding S8/S53 family peptidase: protein MKAILKYPLFRRTAPTNEVKANDFLPEGSVIDVEEIINGTAIDGISIWHRAKDGFFYWGGGVIEMQEMSAIIERKSSWITSLGLEHIWDRVGEKGARAKIAILDSGYNIDNSDLSEAVKDSKVFFASVAGKIITVHDTFGHGSHCASLIGGRNKNFITGCAPESELYIAKICSQGSVRSYSIMVDAIKWAIEKEVDVISISYGGETSDDDLENIIDKAVNEHNIIVIASIGDFIRDTANMPCFPALFKNCIAVGATNEAGKISSVTISNSKTLINAPGEDIPGFSLGMAPEPMTGTSQSSAIVAGIAGLIISRHKQLQKQYTVASIINLIIQNADDIQDVPGQKLISPKKIFSKI from the coding sequence TTGAAAGCAATACTTAAATACCCCTTGTTTCGTCGTACAGCTCCTACCAACGAAGTAAAAGCAAATGACTTTTTACCTGAAGGGTCTGTAATAGATGTGGAGGAGATCATCAACGGGACGGCCATTGATGGTATCTCAATATGGCACAGAGCTAAGGATGGTTTTTTTTATTGGGGAGGTGGTGTGATAGAGATGCAAGAAATGTCAGCAATTATTGAAAGGAAATCTTCATGGATAACTTCATTAGGTCTCGAACATATTTGGGACAGAGTTGGAGAAAAAGGGGCCAGGGCAAAAATTGCTATTCTGGATTCGGGATACAATATTGATAATTCTGATTTATCGGAAGCAGTAAAGGATTCTAAAGTTTTTTTTGCTTCGGTTGCCGGAAAGATTATTACTGTTCATGATACTTTCGGACATGGTTCACATTGTGCTTCATTAATTGGAGGGAGAAATAAAAACTTTATAACAGGATGTGCACCAGAGTCGGAATTATATATTGCCAAGATCTGCTCACAAGGTTCGGTTAGAAGTTACTCAATAATGGTAGACGCAATCAAATGGGCGATTGAAAAAGAAGTAGATGTAATATCCATAAGTTACGGGGGCGAAACTTCTGATGATGATCTGGAAAATATTATTGATAAGGCAGTTAATGAACACAATATAATTGTGATTGCATCTATTGGCGACTTTATTAGAGACACAGCTAATATGCCATGCTTTCCTGCTCTTTTTAAAAATTGTATTGCTGTTGGAGCCACTAATGAAGCAGGTAAGATATCTTCTGTTACAATCAGTAATTCTAAAACTCTTATTAATGCGCCTGGTGAGGATATTCCTGGTTTTTCACTTGGCATGGCACCGGAACCAATGACGGGCACATCTCAGTCATCCGCTATAGTAGCGGGGATAGCGGGATTGATCATTTCAAGACATAAGCAATTGCAAAAACAATATACCGTTGCATCTATTATCAATTTAATAATTCAAAACGCTGATGATATTCAGGATGTTCCCGGGCAAAAATTAATATCGCCGAAAAAAATATTCTCCAAAATTTAA
- the tgt gene encoding tRNA guanosine(34) transglycosylase Tgt, translated as MAALQFEVNNIDKESKARAGKITTDHGEILTPIFMPVGTVGSVKTITQQQLNEDVKAQIILGNTYHLYLRPTLDVVEKAGGLHQFMHWNKPILTDSGGYQVFSLAGTRKIKEEGVTFQSHIDGSKHLFTPEKVMDIQRSIGADIIMAFDECPPGGSDHKYAKKSMELTHRWLDRCFNQFNATQDKYQYTQNLFPIVQGGVHKDLRKESCEYIASKNATGNAIGGLSVGEPEETMYDICNWCCDHLPQNKPRYLMGVGTPWNILECISMGIDMFDCVMPTRNGRNAMLFTTQGVINIDNKKWEYDFSPLDEGLDCEMSNYYSKAYLRHLMKSKEILGLTIASIHNLTFYLWLVTESRKKILEGSFNSWKNEITGRLQQRL; from the coding sequence ATGGCAGCACTGCAATTTGAAGTAAATAATATTGATAAAGAGTCAAAGGCAAGAGCAGGAAAAATAACCACTGATCATGGCGAAATTCTTACTCCCATCTTTATGCCCGTAGGTACAGTAGGCAGTGTAAAGACGATCACACAACAGCAGTTGAATGAAGATGTAAAAGCACAGATCATCCTTGGTAATACGTATCATCTCTATCTCAGACCCACTCTTGATGTAGTGGAGAAAGCTGGTGGTCTTCATCAATTCATGCATTGGAATAAACCTATACTCACAGATAGCGGGGGCTACCAGGTTTTTTCTTTAGCAGGAACAAGAAAGATAAAAGAAGAAGGTGTCACTTTTCAAAGTCATATTGATGGCAGCAAACATTTATTTACACCCGAAAAAGTAATGGATATACAGCGAAGTATTGGCGCTGATATTATTATGGCATTTGATGAATGTCCTCCCGGGGGCAGCGATCATAAGTATGCTAAAAAAAGTATGGAACTTACACATCGCTGGCTCGACCGCTGTTTTAATCAGTTTAATGCAACGCAGGATAAATACCAGTACACACAAAACCTTTTTCCGATAGTGCAGGGTGGCGTGCATAAAGATCTGCGAAAAGAAAGTTGTGAATACATCGCTTCAAAAAATGCAACAGGTAATGCGATCGGCGGCCTCAGTGTAGGTGAGCCGGAAGAAACAATGTATGATATCTGCAATTGGTGTTGTGATCATTTACCTCAAAACAAACCCCGCTACCTGATGGGTGTAGGAACACCGTGGAATATTTTAGAATGCATCAGCATGGGTATTGATATGTTTGACTGTGTAATGCCAACCCGTAACGGCCGCAATGCAATGCTCTTTACTACGCAGGGTGTTATTAATATTGACAACAAAAAATGGGAGTATGATTTTTCTCCGCTTGATGAAGGGCTGGATTGTGAAATGAGTAATTATTACAGCAAAGCCTATCTCCGTCACTTAATGAAGTCAAAAGAAATATTAGGATTGACAATTGCCAGCATTCACAACCTTACTTTTTATCTCTGGCTGGTAACTGAATCGAGGAAGAAGATTCTAGAAGGAAGTTTTAATAGCTGGAAAAATGAAATAACAGGAAGACTTCAACAACGTTTATAG
- a CDS encoding glycosyltransferase, whose protein sequence is MPPISIHWTELLFFVFAAVTLIQLFYYLFFFIRVPLYRLKPRLKSQQHPVSVIICARDEDENLARNLPGVLVQEYSSTYEVVVVNDNSVDDSKYILQELKKTFKDRLMVVGLTQEAKLITGKKYPLSVGIKEANHEVLLLTDADCVPSSEHWVYKMQAAYDEQKEIVLGYGAYHKTKGLLNKLIRFETFHSAIQYLSYALAGLPYMGVGRNISYKRDLFFRAKGFSSINHIPGGDDDLFINKVATGKNTAIIIDKEAMTYSTPKNSFGTWMRQKTRHYSTSKFYKPIHKFLLGLYSATHFLFYPLLAATLIFFSWQWALIVFGIRLLTQGTIYYFAMKKLDEKDLWPWFLFFDLWMFFYYIIFAPTLFRKTRNEW, encoded by the coding sequence ATGCCACCCATTTCGATTCACTGGACAGAACTGCTATTTTTTGTATTCGCCGCTGTCACACTCATCCAGCTTTTTTATTATCTTTTTTTCTTTATACGTGTGCCTTTGTATAGATTAAAACCGAGACTAAAATCCCAGCAACATCCTGTTTCCGTTATCATCTGCGCAAGAGATGAAGATGAAAATCTTGCCCGCAATCTTCCGGGGGTATTGGTACAGGAGTATTCCTCCACTTATGAAGTAGTAGTAGTAAACGATAACTCAGTGGATGATTCAAAATATATTTTACAGGAGTTAAAAAAAACTTTTAAAGACCGGCTAATGGTAGTAGGGCTTACACAGGAAGCCAAATTGATAACCGGGAAAAAATATCCGCTGAGTGTAGGTATCAAAGAAGCTAATCACGAAGTGTTGCTGCTTACCGATGCAGACTGTGTGCCCTCAAGTGAGCATTGGGTATATAAAATGCAGGCTGCTTATGATGAGCAAAAAGAAATTGTATTGGGCTATGGTGCTTACCATAAAACAAAAGGATTATTGAATAAGCTGATTCGTTTCGAAACTTTTCATTCAGCTATACAATATCTATCGTACGCATTAGCGGGGCTGCCGTATATGGGTGTGGGCAGGAATATTTCATACAAAAGAGACCTATTCTTCCGGGCCAAAGGGTTTTCATCCATCAATCATATTCCGGGCGGGGATGATGATCTGTTCATCAACAAAGTTGCTACGGGAAAAAATACGGCTATAATAATTGACAAAGAAGCAATGACCTATTCCACACCTAAAAATTCATTTGGCACATGGATGCGGCAGAAGACAAGGCATTATTCAACTTCAAAATTCTATAAACCCATTCATAAATTTTTACTGGGTCTATACAGCGCCACTCATTTTCTTTTTTATCCTTTACTGGCAGCTACGTTGATCTTTTTTAGCTGGCAGTGGGCTTTGATCGTTTTCGGTATCCGTTTGCTAACACAGGGCACCATTTATTATTTTGCCATGAAAAAATTAGATGAAAAAGATCTCTGGCCATGGTTCCTGTTTTTTGATCTTTGGATGTTTTTTTACTATATCATCTTTGCACCGACATTGTTCAGGAAGACGAGGAATGAATGGTAG
- the rsmG gene encoding 16S rRNA (guanine(527)-N(7))-methyltransferase RsmG, translating into MEIILKYFSDFTPQQLEQVKALDELYKDWNSKINVISRKDIEGLYEKHVLHSLSIAAIFDFEPGSEIIDIGTGGGFPGIPLAIFFPEVKFHLVDSIAKKLKVVQGVADAIGLKNITTQHTRAEEIKNRKFDFAVSRAVAPLKELWKWSKPLLKSQKSGIGNMESIQKPGLICLKGGDLTNEINESGTRPKVMPVFEIFPEPFFADKFLLYV; encoded by the coding sequence ATGGAAATTATCTTAAAATACTTTTCTGATTTTACACCTCAGCAACTGGAACAGGTGAAGGCATTGGATGAATTATATAAAGACTGGAACAGTAAGATCAATGTTATTTCAAGAAAAGATATTGAAGGGCTTTACGAGAAACATGTGCTGCATTCATTGAGCATTGCTGCTATTTTTGATTTTGAACCCGGTTCAGAAATAATCGATATCGGAACAGGCGGTGGTTTTCCGGGTATTCCATTGGCTATTTTTTTCCCCGAAGTAAAATTTCATTTGGTTGACAGCATCGCTAAAAAATTAAAAGTTGTGCAGGGCGTAGCAGATGCAATCGGTTTGAAAAATATCACCACCCAGCATACCCGTGCCGAAGAAATTAAAAACAGGAAATTCGACTTTGCGGTTTCAAGAGCTGTCGCCCCACTGAAAGAATTGTGGAAATGGAGCAAACCACTTTTAAAAAGTCAGAAGTCAGGAATTGGGAACATGGAGTCAATTCAAAAACCTGGCTTAATATGCCTGAAAGGCGGGGATCTAACAAACGAGATCAATGAAAGCGGGACGAGACCGAAAGTAATGCCCGTGTTTGAGATATTTCCTGAACCTTTTTTTGCTGACAAATTCCTATTATACGTTTAG
- a CDS encoding response regulator transcription factor, producing MNKEITVAIVDDNNDLRRMLEEIISLSDGYKCIGSIPTAIEAIRELPNLKPDVVLMDINLGTVESGIDCVRELKPKMPATNFMMCTVYEEDEKIFDALSAGASGYILKKTPPQKMMEAINELYQGGAPMSSQIARKVVAAFSNKAEKAKAEKDLHDLSHREKEILEHLSRGMMYKEIAASLFISPETVRKHVYNIYEKLHVGNRVEAVNKYYGR from the coding sequence ATGAATAAAGAAATCACAGTGGCCATTGTTGATGATAACAATGACCTGAGACGAATGCTGGAGGAAATTATTTCCCTGTCGGATGGCTATAAATGCATTGGTTCTATTCCAACAGCCATTGAAGCTATTCGTGAGTTACCCAATTTGAAACCCGACGTAGTGTTGATGGATATAAACCTGGGCACAGTGGAAAGCGGTATCGATTGTGTTCGTGAACTGAAACCCAAAATGCCAGCTACCAATTTTATGATGTGTACTGTGTATGAAGAAGATGAAAAGATCTTTGATGCATTGAGTGCCGGCGCAAGTGGCTATATACTCAAAAAAACACCTCCGCAAAAAATGATGGAAGCGATCAATGAACTCTACCAGGGAGGAGCACCCATGAGCAGCCAGATTGCAAGAAAAGTAGTGGCAGCCTTTTCTAATAAAGCAGAAAAAGCAAAAGCTGAAAAAGACCTGCATGACCTCAGCCACCGTGAAAAGGAAATATTGGAACATTTGTCAAGAGGAATGATGTATAAGGAGATTGCTGCATCCTTATTTATCAGCCCGGAAACAGTACGGAAACATGTATATAATATTTACGAGAAATTGCATGTAGGCAACCGGGTAGAGGCTGTAAACAAGTATTATGGACGGTAA
- a CDS encoding M1 family metallopeptidase, producing MKKIIIVVLIALPFFVQSQSSQIQPVSTYWQQRVKYDMTIDMNVETNRFAGKQKLEYWNNSPDTLTRVFYHLYWNAFQPGSMMDARSQRQGTMASPRGADWDTRVKDRIASLKENEIGYQKIFSLKMNGKPQAFKVLETILEVTLDKPIAPKAKVIFEMEFEAQVPKQIRRSGRDNAEGVRLSMTQWYPKLCEYDKEGWHPTPYIGREFYGVWGDYDVKISIDKKYIIGATGYLQNPDKVGYGYEKAGTTVNRPAGDKLFWRFVAPNVHDFAWAADPEFIHQTKMIRDSLVLHSFYKVNPDSIRKQYNNLPTNLKAQLGNNADSYVKLYREQWERVLDEAAYAFPFIDSVFGKYPYKQFSFIQGGDGGMEYPMATLINGAATDNWLHEMLHNWYYGVLATNESIYPWMDEGFVTFAENVVTAYFTQDTSFAHGPTYNAYYSIVKSGKEEALSTHADHYNLNYAYGIASYIKGGVFMEQLGYITGAPVRDKILLEYFKQWKFKHPDITDFLKIAEKLSGMKLDWYKEYWINTTKTIDYAIDSLWSDGTVTKIRLRKIGMIPMPVDCQLTFKDGTKEMHYVPMYLQFGAKQNEWGDAVAFKTYDAWKWTHATYIIETKRKLTDVVVAEIDPSLRMADVERKNNKIELKW from the coding sequence ATGAAAAAAATAATTATAGTTGTTCTTATCGCACTTCCTTTTTTTGTTCAATCGCAATCTTCGCAGATACAACCCGTATCAACTTACTGGCAGCAACGGGTAAAGTATGATATGACGATTGATATGAACGTTGAGACAAACCGGTTTGCAGGTAAACAAAAACTTGAATACTGGAATAATTCTCCTGATACATTAACAAGGGTTTTTTATCATTTGTACTGGAATGCATTTCAACCCGGCAGTATGATGGATGCCCGCAGCCAAAGACAGGGAACAATGGCTTCACCCCGAGGGGCGGATTGGGATACAAGAGTGAAGGATCGAATTGCCAGCCTGAAGGAAAATGAGATCGGCTACCAGAAAATATTTTCGTTGAAAATGAATGGCAAGCCACAAGCTTTTAAAGTGCTGGAAACAATCCTTGAAGTAACACTGGATAAGCCAATAGCTCCAAAAGCAAAAGTGATCTTTGAAATGGAATTCGAAGCACAAGTGCCTAAGCAAATACGTCGCAGCGGAAGGGATAATGCAGAAGGTGTACGTTTAAGTATGACCCAATGGTATCCCAAATTATGTGAGTATGATAAGGAAGGATGGCATCCCACGCCATATATCGGTCGTGAGTTTTATGGTGTATGGGGCGATTATGATGTGAAAATTTCAATCGATAAAAAATATATCATAGGTGCGACGGGATATTTACAGAATCCGGATAAAGTGGGTTATGGTTATGAAAAAGCAGGAACAACAGTCAATCGTCCTGCGGGTGATAAGTTATTCTGGCGTTTTGTAGCGCCGAATGTTCATGATTTTGCATGGGCTGCCGATCCAGAATTTATTCACCAGACAAAAATGATCCGGGATAGCCTGGTACTGCATAGCTTTTATAAAGTCAATCCCGATTCCATACGTAAGCAATACAATAATTTGCCGACCAACTTAAAAGCACAACTCGGCAATAATGCGGATAGTTATGTAAAACTTTACAGGGAACAATGGGAACGAGTATTGGATGAAGCGGCCTATGCTTTTCCATTTATTGATTCAGTATTTGGAAAATATCCTTACAAACAGTTTTCGTTTATCCAGGGTGGTGATGGTGGTATGGAATACCCGATGGCCACATTGATCAATGGTGCTGCAACGGATAATTGGTTGCATGAGATGCTTCACAACTGGTATTATGGCGTGCTGGCCACTAATGAATCTATTTATCCATGGATGGATGAGGGCTTTGTTACGTTTGCTGAAAATGTTGTGACGGCTTATTTTACGCAGGATACCAGTTTTGCCCATGGCCCTACTTATAACGCTTATTATAGTATTGTAAAAAGCGGTAAGGAAGAAGCATTGAGCACACATGCGGATCATTACAATCTGAATTATGCATATGGTATTGCTTCTTATATCAAAGGTGGAGTTTTTATGGAGCAGTTAGGATATATTACCGGGGCACCTGTACGGGATAAAATTTTATTGGAGTATTTCAAGCAGTGGAAATTCAAACATCCTGATATCACAGATTTTTTAAAGATTGCTGAGAAGCTAAGCGGCATGAAACTGGATTGGTATAAAGAGTATTGGATAAACACAACTAAAACGATCGATTATGCTATCGACAGTTTATGGAGTGATGGGACAGTAACAAAGATCCGTTTACGCAAAATAGGTATGATACCTATGCCTGTTGACTGTCAGTTAACATTTAAAGATGGTACAAAAGAAATGCATTATGTGCCGATGTATTTACAGTTTGGCGCTAAGCAAAATGAATGGGGTGATGCTGTTGCATTTAAAACCTATGATGCATGGAAATGGACACATGCTACTTATATTATTGAAACCAAAAGAAAACTTACCGATGTAGTGGTAGCAGAAATAGACCCGAGTTTAAGAATGGCGGATGTGGAAAGGAAAAACAATAAGATTGAGTTGAAGTGGTAA